Proteins from a genomic interval of Pseudomonas sp. RC10:
- the nhaR gene encoding transcriptional activator NhaR has product MLNYRQLHYFWVVAKTGSIVRACEQLNLTPQTISGQLSLLEQTYGVELFKRVGRQLELTEMGRIALPYAEQMFQLGGDLEALLRAQPDEQQILFRVGVADVVPKSIVYRLIAPTMELSEPIRITCREDQLERLLADLAIQRLDLVISDSPMPSHLDIKGYSQKLGECGVSFFATAALARTYGQDFPHGMQGAPLLIPGQQTVVRSRLMRWFAEQNVQPRIVGEFDDSALMKAFGKSGSGIFIAPSVIADEVMAQYDVELIGQTDAVTESFYAISVERKVKHPGIVAITEGARRQLFTD; this is encoded by the coding sequence ATGCTCAATTACCGTCAGTTGCACTATTTCTGGGTGGTGGCCAAGACTGGCAGCATCGTGCGTGCGTGCGAGCAACTGAACCTCACGCCGCAAACCATCAGTGGTCAGCTTAGCCTGTTGGAGCAAACCTACGGGGTGGAGCTGTTCAAGCGGGTGGGACGCCAGTTGGAGCTGACGGAGATGGGCCGCATCGCCCTGCCCTATGCCGAGCAGATGTTTCAGTTGGGGGGCGATCTGGAAGCATTGCTCCGGGCACAACCGGATGAGCAGCAGATTTTGTTCCGGGTCGGTGTCGCGGACGTGGTGCCCAAATCCATCGTTTACCGGCTGATCGCTCCGACGATGGAATTGAGCGAGCCGATTCGCATCACCTGCCGAGAAGACCAACTGGAACGCCTGCTGGCCGACCTCGCCATTCAGCGGCTGGATCTGGTGATTTCCGACAGCCCCATGCCTTCGCATCTGGACATCAAGGGCTACAGCCAGAAACTGGGGGAATGCGGGGTGAGCTTCTTCGCCACGGCTGCCTTGGCGCGCACCTACGGCCAGGATTTCCCCCACGGCATGCAGGGCGCGCCGCTGTTGATTCCCGGCCAGCAGACCGTGGTGCGAAGCCGATTGATGCGCTGGTTCGCCGAACAGAACGTGCAGCCGAGGATCGTCGGCGAGTTCGATGACAGCGCGCTCATGAAGGCGTTTGGCAAGTCCGGCAGTGGCATCTTCATCGCACCGAGCGTGATCGCCGATGAAGTGATGGCTCAGTACGACGTCGAACTGATCGGCCAGACCGATGCGGTGACCGAGTCGTTTTACGCGATCTCGGTCGAGCGCAAGGTCAAGCACCCCGGCATCGTCGCCATCACCGAAGGCGCGCGACGCCAGTTGTTCACCGACTAA
- a CDS encoding TerC family protein, translating into MEYLLELAASPTAWIALATLVVMEIVLGIDNLIFISILTNKLPVHQRTKARRIGISMALILRLGLLSTVAWIVQLTEPVIDVFGQVFSWKDMILIAGGLFLVWKATTEIHHSMDIKTEEEAAISKTVVMSMAAAIGQILMLDLVFSIDSIVTAVGMTEHLPIMVIAVIAAVIVMLVASEPLAKFINENPTVVMLALGFLIMIGMTLIAEGFGAHVPKGYVYTAMAFSALIEVLNMLVRRSRQRKLDAQAAAVKS; encoded by the coding sequence ATGGAATACCTTTTAGAACTGGCTGCAAGCCCCACCGCGTGGATCGCCCTGGCCACGCTGGTGGTCATGGAAATTGTCCTCGGCATCGACAACCTGATCTTTATCTCGATCCTGACCAACAAGCTGCCGGTTCATCAGCGCACGAAGGCGCGCCGCATCGGCATCAGCATGGCGCTGATTCTGCGGCTGGGCTTGCTCAGCACGGTGGCGTGGATCGTCCAGTTGACCGAGCCGGTCATTGATGTGTTCGGTCAGGTGTTCTCGTGGAAAGACATGATCCTCATCGCCGGTGGCTTGTTCCTGGTGTGGAAGGCGACCACCGAAATTCATCACAGCATGGACATCAAGACCGAGGAAGAGGCCGCGATTTCCAAAACCGTCGTGATGAGCATGGCGGCCGCCATCGGGCAGATCCTCATGCTGGACCTGGTGTTCTCTATCGACAGCATCGTCACCGCCGTCGGCATGACCGAGCATTTGCCGATCATGGTCATCGCTGTGATTGCCGCTGTAATCGTGATGCTGGTCGCGTCCGAGCCCTTGGCGAAGTTCATTAACGAAAACCCGACGGTGGTCATGCTGGCCCTGGGCTTCTTGATCATGATCGGCATGACGCTGATTGCCGAAGGTTTCGGCGCTCACGTACCGAAGGGCTATGTCTACACGGCGATGGCGTTCTCGGCGCTGATCGAAGTGCTGAACATGCTGGTGCGTCGTTCCCGGCAGCGTAAGCTCGACGCGCAAGCAGCGGCGGTTAAAAGCTAA